The Gordonia terrae genome contains the following window.
CCTGCCCGAAGAGATTGCCCACGCTGGAGGTGTTCAGGACCAGGGACTGCGGTGCCGCGGCCAGTCGGTCTCGCAGCAGGTGAGTCAACAGGAACGGCGCGAGATGGTTGATCTGGAAGTTGAACTCGTGCCCGTCGGCGGTGCGTTGGGACGAGTCGAACGTCCCGCCCGCGTTGTTCATCAGGACGTCGATCGTCCCCACGGCGCCGTTGATCTCGGCTGCGAGGTCCCGCACCTGCGCCAGATCCGAGAAATCCGCGGTGAACTGGGTCGCGCCGGTCTCCGCCGCGATCGGCGCGAGCTTCTTCGGTGAGCGTCCGACGAGGACGAGATTGGTATCGGGCCCGGCCAGGGACCGGGCGGCGATCGCGCCGATACCGTCGCTGGCGCCGGTGAGAACGATGGTGCGGGTCGGTTCGGCCATCACTGTCCCTCCGCCGTGCCCTCGGAACCGCCCAGAGCGTGGCCCTGATCGGAGTGACCGGTGTGGGGAGCGGCCTCGTAGGCGGCCTTCTCCTCCTCGGTCCGCTTCGTCTGCCCGATCGGGGTGTCACCGGCGGCCGGCAGAACGGACTCGGGACCGTGCTCCTCGTCCGGAT
Protein-coding sequences here:
- a CDS encoding SDR family NAD(P)-dependent oxidoreductase, with the translated sequence MAEPTRTIVLTGASDGIGAIAARSLAGPDTNLVLVGRSPKKLAPIAAETGATQFTADFSDLAQVRDLAAEINGAVGTIDVLMNNAGGTFDSSQRTADGHEFNFQINHLAPFLLTHLLRDRLAAAPQSLVLNTSSVGNLFGQVDLDDLDFEKRRTLAMRPYGTAKLMNILFTRGIAQRWTADRIYSAAVHPGPAATSFGRDSRFVGLAYRSPITRLVTITPEQGAAPLIALAERGADPSVNGVYFNRHKPNGRENRQAHDQTLIDGLWQRSAELTGLT